A segment of the Vagococcus hydrophili genome:
ACTATATGAATTTTTAAATTTTTAAACTCTTCGTCTGTAATGTAACTTTTTAATTCTGACATAATGTATTCCTCATTTTTAATTTTTTTGAATACCTATATAAGGCAAAGCTCCTTCAGATATTTATTCAACTCTTTTTTATCCTTCTTAAACAGGTCTATATAATCAGTCAATAATAATCTAAGCGTTTCATCTAAAAATATACATAGAGATACTAAATAATCATCCGTCATATTTTTATATGTCGAACCATGTGCTATTGCAGATCTGACAGTATAAATCTTTTTCATTTGATCATAATAACTAATTTTTTCATCACTTGTTTTACCTAAAAGATGTGCTATTTTTTCTGATACCTGGTGGGTAACCTCACTTTTGGAATCAGACATCAGAAGTGCTTCGATGGCTGAAACATAAAAAAATATTTTTAAATCCGTATGAAACTCATTCCTAGACATTTGGATAAAATACTCTGATTTTTCAACATTATTAATTATTGTTTTCTTAGAAAATAAGTTCATTGAGTTATAATTTTTATCAAATTTAATAATTGAATCGACTGTATTACATTTAATAAAAGAAAATGAATTTTCTTCTACAGACAAGTATTTTTTAAATGCACTCTC
Coding sequences within it:
- a CDS encoding HEPN domain-containing protein, with the translated sequence MKYKFVAPVFGLKIKKKVDKGLRLGNVHLSNSKNFLNKSVLETPFPEVLGKYNLYDFYDDRDIENIYVNNYFYLEGEISDINTSEELSEKQGESGFATILVALLLLDIQKYLRKLWLLKDNSIYARDGFVCFYPEDGDSRIFRFSLKDIYYDISVERKAVEFTKYELESAFKKYLSVEENSFSFIKCNTVDSIIKFDKNYNSMNLFSKKTIINNVEKSEYFIQMSRNEFHTDLKIFFYVSAIEALLMSDSKSEVTHQVSEKIAHLLGKTSDEKISYYDQMKKIYTVRSAIAHGSTYKNMTDDYLVSLCIFLDETLRLLLTDYIDLFKKDKKELNKYLKELCLI